One genomic region from Terriglobus aquaticus encodes:
- a CDS encoding TlpA disulfide reductase family protein codes for MPSSLVRLGSALLLLPALLYAAPQPKTARHWTGTATYRGQSIPVQLNLAEPGPGGSISGSLQNGNEQSPSSNGLLQDGHLTLQFDYFARKLQGTLTPTGFEGQYTGARMKAPIPVVLHPDQDGKPATRFVAATAPVTINGDWEIAVHSSKGESAWTLHVQPFGGNGEVQATIQRIDGDTGGLYGGLDLGSGDYRVSRFAANGPTLYALHPAADGTLQVKNLLSEDAPWTARRVADARRENLAPPTRSTEQTSVVDPNEPLHFSGVDLSGQPVSSNDPLFRGKVVIAAVGGSWCPNCHDEAPLLVDLYNRFHSRGLEVVDLSFEEEDQLHNPERLRAFVARYRVPYTVLLVGTPDQLNQKLPQGKNLNSWPTSFFIGRDGLVKQVHAGFSGPATGAAYTELREETIALIERLLAQSGPPQATGTE; via the coding sequence ATGCCTTCTTCACTCGTTCGCCTCGGCAGCGCTCTCTTGCTCTTGCCTGCCCTGCTGTATGCTGCTCCGCAGCCCAAGACCGCTCGCCACTGGACCGGAACGGCGACGTACCGCGGCCAGTCCATCCCCGTCCAACTCAACCTGGCAGAGCCAGGCCCTGGCGGAAGCATCTCCGGGTCGTTGCAGAACGGCAACGAACAATCGCCTTCCAGCAACGGTCTGCTGCAGGACGGTCACCTGACCCTGCAGTTCGACTACTTCGCACGCAAGCTGCAAGGCACACTGACTCCCACCGGTTTCGAGGGGCAATACACCGGCGCACGCATGAAGGCGCCAATCCCCGTCGTTCTGCACCCAGACCAGGACGGCAAGCCTGCCACGCGCTTCGTTGCCGCCACGGCACCTGTCACCATCAACGGTGATTGGGAGATCGCCGTTCACTCCTCCAAGGGCGAATCCGCATGGACCTTGCACGTTCAACCGTTCGGCGGCAACGGGGAGGTTCAGGCGACAATCCAGCGCATCGACGGCGACACCGGCGGCCTCTACGGCGGGCTTGACCTTGGGAGCGGCGACTACCGCGTTTCGCGTTTCGCCGCGAATGGGCCGACGCTATACGCCTTGCATCCCGCAGCAGACGGCACACTTCAAGTGAAGAACCTGCTCAGCGAAGACGCACCCTGGACCGCTCGCCGGGTGGCAGACGCTCGCCGCGAGAATCTCGCCCCACCCACCCGCTCCACCGAGCAAACGTCCGTCGTGGACCCGAACGAGCCTCTGCACTTCTCCGGCGTGGATCTTTCCGGGCAGCCGGTCAGCAGCAACGACCCGCTATTCCGCGGCAAGGTCGTCATCGCCGCCGTCGGCGGCAGTTGGTGCCCGAACTGCCACGATGAGGCACCGTTGCTGGTCGACCTCTACAACCGCTTCCACAGCCGCGGTCTGGAGGTCGTGGACCTGTCGTTTGAAGAGGAAGACCAGTTGCACAATCCGGAGCGGCTGCGTGCGTTCGTCGCCCGCTACCGTGTCCCTTACACGGTTCTGCTGGTGGGCACACCAGACCAGTTGAACCAGAAGCTGCCGCAGGGCAAGAACCTGAACAGCTGGCCGACCAGCTTCTTCATCGGCCGCGACGGCTTGGTCAAGCAGGTGCATGCTGGCTTCAGCGGCCCCGCAACCGGAGCTGCGTATACCGAGCTTCGCGAGGAAACTATCGCGCTGATCGAACGTCTGCTGGCTCAGAGCGGGCCTCCGCAAGCTACTGGAACGGAGTAG
- a CDS encoding proline dehydrogenase family protein, whose protein sequence is MMRSFLITLSHNRTLRKLLEQTGPGRKVSGRFVAGTTLDDAIRVTEELNAEGFSVSLDSLGESVATEAGARAAAEIYHLLLDRIAAKSLNANVSVKLTGIGLDVSSALGEQVTAEIVEHAARLNNFVRIDMEGTPYTEVTLKLTEHLHGRFPGAVGTVLQAYLYRTNDDTERLLRQGIRIRLCKGAYKEGPEHAFPEKADVDRNYVKLAERMVSSDVYCGMATHDEKMISAVEQFVTQHGIAHDRFEFQMLFGVRRDLQRSLLKRGYRVRVYLPFGTDWYPYFMRRLAERPANVIFILKNLFKS, encoded by the coding sequence ATGATGCGTTCCTTCCTGATCACCCTTTCCCACAACCGCACCCTTCGGAAGCTCCTCGAACAGACCGGACCTGGCCGTAAAGTGTCTGGGCGTTTTGTCGCCGGAACCACTCTCGATGACGCGATTCGCGTGACCGAGGAGCTGAATGCGGAGGGGTTCAGCGTCTCGCTGGACTCGCTGGGAGAGAGCGTAGCGACGGAGGCAGGTGCGCGGGCTGCCGCGGAGATTTACCACCTGCTGCTGGATCGCATCGCGGCGAAGTCGCTGAATGCCAACGTTTCTGTGAAGCTGACCGGAATCGGCCTCGACGTCTCCTCTGCACTTGGGGAACAAGTGACGGCCGAAATCGTGGAACATGCGGCCCGCCTGAACAACTTTGTGCGCATCGACATGGAGGGCACACCCTATACCGAAGTGACGCTGAAGCTGACCGAGCACCTGCACGGACGCTTTCCTGGCGCTGTCGGAACGGTGTTGCAGGCGTACCTGTACCGGACGAACGACGACACCGAGCGTCTGCTGCGGCAGGGGATTCGGATCCGGCTGTGCAAAGGCGCTTACAAGGAAGGACCAGAGCATGCATTTCCGGAGAAGGCGGATGTGGACCGGAACTATGTGAAGCTGGCTGAGCGCATGGTGAGTTCCGACGTGTACTGCGGCATGGCCACGCACGACGAGAAGATGATCTCGGCCGTGGAGCAGTTTGTGACACAGCACGGCATCGCGCACGACCGCTTTGAGTTCCAGATGCTGTTCGGCGTGCGCCGCGATCTGCAACGAAGTCTGCTGAAACGCGGGTATCGGGTGCGGGTCTACCTGCCGTTTGGGACGGACTGGTACCCGTACTTCATGCGGCGGCTGGCGGAACGCCCTGCCAACGTGATCTTTATCCTGAAGAACCTCTTCAAGAGCTGA
- a CDS encoding dolichyl-phosphate beta-glucosyltransferase translates to MASPHLSIVIPAYNEATRIERTLERVLECVRDHGWDAEVLVVDDGSVDETATIVRRYMQASPELHLVQNPGNRGKGYSVRNGLLQATGEIVMFTDADLSAPMEEAERLFAAIEAGADVAIGSRWLDRSRQTLHQPLYRRFFGRCFNRLTRAVMGLPYADTQCGFKAFRRAAAQVIFRLQRVERWGFDPEILFIARKLGFKIAEVPVSWGHDERSKISYLKDGSRMLQDMATIRSNSLMGRYDAAIAELADTSRMTTPVTSGVSAPVKPGVPLRDNGELTTAS, encoded by the coding sequence ATGGCGTCACCACACCTGAGTATCGTGATTCCCGCCTATAACGAGGCGACACGCATCGAGCGAACGCTGGAACGCGTGCTCGAGTGCGTGCGGGACCACGGGTGGGACGCGGAAGTCCTGGTGGTGGATGACGGCTCCGTCGACGAGACGGCCACCATTGTTCGCCGGTACATGCAGGCCTCGCCCGAGCTGCACCTGGTGCAGAACCCGGGCAATCGCGGCAAGGGTTACTCCGTACGCAACGGCCTGCTGCAGGCCACGGGCGAGATCGTCATGTTCACCGATGCGGATCTGTCGGCGCCCATGGAAGAGGCAGAGCGGCTGTTCGCGGCGATCGAGGCCGGAGCGGACGTTGCCATTGGATCCCGCTGGCTGGATCGTAGCCGACAGACACTGCACCAGCCGCTGTACCGCCGCTTCTTCGGCCGATGTTTCAATCGCCTGACGCGTGCGGTCATGGGTCTGCCCTATGCGGATACGCAGTGCGGGTTTAAGGCATTCCGGCGGGCGGCAGCGCAGGTGATCTTTCGCCTGCAGCGGGTTGAGCGCTGGGGATTTGATCCGGAGATCCTGTTCATCGCGCGCAAGCTCGGCTTCAAGATCGCGGAAGTGCCGGTTTCCTGGGGCCACGACGAGCGGTCCAAGATCAGCTATCTGAAGGACGGCTCCCGCATGCTGCAGGATATGGCCACGATTCGGTCCAACAGCCTGATGGGCCGGTACGACGCTGCGATTGCGGAGCTGGCGGATACCAGCCGCATGACAACGCCGGTGACCTCGGGTGTTTCTGCGCCCGTCAAGCCGGGCGTTCCGCTGCGGGACAACGGCGAACTGACCACGGCGAGTTAG
- the sppA gene encoding signal peptide peptidase SppA: MQDPVYPNQPPVTPPPPLYAYPPPPPEPRRRRSGAFWAMVIGGSLLAAITVLGLLTWIAVKAVDSDSSTTTALTSGKQIGVIEVSGVLLNAEQLETQLRKFGDDDDVKAIILHINSPGGGAAVSQELYNEVLRVRSEKHKKIVASIETVGASGAYYIASACDKIYANDASVVGSIGVIMEWTNYGDLLRWAKLKPVVLHAGDLKDAGDPTRDLTPREQEYFQGLINNMYGQFIHDVAHGRNVPDDRIKPLATGQVWTGQQAKGLGLIDQEGGFRVALVDTARSVGITGEPSIKRPPKKKVGLLTALNGTDTDDLSRTPDASLLRILSAVSASAAGAPLNADTLNQSPGFYFLWK; this comes from the coding sequence ATGCAGGACCCCGTGTACCCTAACCAGCCGCCCGTTACGCCGCCGCCACCGCTGTATGCGTACCCGCCGCCACCGCCAGAGCCTCGGCGCCGGCGCTCCGGCGCGTTCTGGGCCATGGTCATCGGCGGCTCCCTGCTCGCGGCGATCACAGTTCTGGGCCTGCTTACCTGGATCGCGGTCAAGGCAGTGGATAGCGATTCCTCCACCACCACCGCACTTACTTCCGGCAAACAGATCGGCGTCATCGAAGTGAGCGGCGTCCTGCTGAATGCCGAGCAGCTCGAGACGCAACTGCGCAAGTTCGGCGACGATGACGACGTCAAGGCCATCATCCTGCACATCAACTCGCCCGGCGGCGGCGCCGCCGTCTCGCAGGAGCTCTATAACGAAGTGCTCCGCGTGCGCAGCGAAAAGCACAAGAAGATTGTCGCCTCCATTGAGACGGTGGGCGCCAGCGGGGCGTACTACATCGCGTCCGCCTGCGACAAAATTTACGCCAACGACGCCTCGGTCGTGGGCTCCATCGGCGTGATCATGGAGTGGACGAACTATGGAGACCTCCTGCGCTGGGCCAAGCTGAAGCCCGTCGTGCTTCATGCCGGCGACCTGAAGGACGCGGGCGACCCCACCCGTGATCTGACCCCGCGCGAGCAGGAGTATTTCCAAGGCCTGATCAACAACATGTACGGCCAGTTCATCCATGACGTGGCACATGGCCGGAACGTTCCGGATGACCGCATCAAGCCGCTGGCTACCGGCCAGGTCTGGACCGGACAGCAGGCCAAAGGTCTTGGTCTGATCGATCAGGAAGGTGGCTTTCGCGTCGCCCTGGTCGACACGGCCCGCTCAGTCGGCATCACGGGCGAGCCCAGCATCAAGCGTCCGCCAAAGAAGAAGGTTGGGCTGCTTACAGCCCTGAACGGCACCGACACCGACGACCTGAGCCGGACGCCCGATGCCAGCCTGCTGCGCATCCTCTCTGCCGTGAGCGCGTCCGCGGCAGGAGCCCCGCTCAATGCGGACACGCTCAACCAGTCGCCCGGCTTTTACTTTCTGTGGAAGTAG
- a CDS encoding HU family DNA-binding protein, translating into MTKADLVDEVAALGDLTRRDADVIVETIFSGMIEALRADDKIEIRGFGSFRSRQRKPRTGRNPKTGQRVDVPAKRVPYFKPSKELRDQVNAAAARTAAPPAEG; encoded by the coding sequence GTGACCAAAGCGGACCTGGTAGACGAAGTAGCAGCGTTGGGCGATCTGACCCGCCGCGATGCGGACGTGATCGTGGAGACCATCTTCAGCGGCATGATCGAAGCCCTGCGCGCAGACGACAAGATTGAGATCCGCGGCTTCGGATCCTTCCGCTCGCGCCAGCGCAAACCGCGCACAGGGCGCAACCCGAAGACAGGCCAGCGGGTGGACGTGCCCGCTAAGCGCGTTCCGTACTTCAAGCCGTCCAAAGAACTGCGCGACCAGGTGAATGCCGCTGCAGCCCGGACCGCCGCGCCGCCTGCTGAAGGCTAA
- a CDS encoding acyl-CoA thioesterase, which yields MMETTVRVRYAETDQMGVVYHANYLVWFEVGRVEFMRSLGLEYRRLEEDFGCLISVVEAQVRYKLPARYDDELTIRTGIQAVRGSILRMRYEVVRVGDGVLLATGETTHMVVGRDMKRRSLPEPYERAFRDVLEPAKPAA from the coding sequence ATGATGGAAACCACAGTACGGGTGCGTTACGCGGAGACGGACCAGATGGGAGTGGTGTATCACGCGAACTATCTAGTTTGGTTTGAGGTGGGCCGCGTGGAGTTCATGCGCTCGCTTGGGTTGGAATACCGGCGGCTGGAGGAAGACTTCGGCTGCCTGATCAGCGTGGTGGAGGCACAGGTCCGCTACAAGCTGCCCGCCCGCTACGATGACGAGCTGACAATCCGTACGGGCATCCAGGCGGTTCGAGGTTCGATCCTGCGGATGCGATACGAAGTGGTGCGCGTAGGGGACGGCGTGCTGCTGGCCACGGGGGAGACGACGCATATGGTCGTTGGGCGAGACATGAAGCGGCGGTCCTTACCAGAGCCCTATGAGCGCGCGTTTCGTGATGTGCTGGAACCAGCCAAACCGGCGGCGTAG
- a CDS encoding nicotinamidase yields the protein MKPEPTDVLLVIDMQPDFLPGGPLAVAEGDEIVPLINRLGERFPEVVLTQDWHPPMHISFASTHGKQPFSDTVEAPYGTQSLWPDHTLQDTPGAAVAPSLRLPHAGLIVRKGFRRDIDSYSAFLENDHQTPTGLGGYLRERNLSRLFLCGLAWDYCVGFSALDARSLGFEVFVIEDAVRGIDPESMRIMTARWDEAGVQRIHSASILG from the coding sequence TTGAAACCTGAACCGACAGACGTTCTTCTGGTCATCGATATGCAGCCCGACTTCCTGCCAGGTGGTCCGCTCGCCGTTGCGGAAGGCGACGAGATCGTTCCGCTGATCAACCGGTTGGGAGAGCGCTTTCCCGAGGTCGTTCTGACGCAGGATTGGCACCCGCCCATGCACATCTCCTTTGCCAGCACGCACGGCAAGCAGCCCTTCTCGGATACCGTGGAGGCTCCCTACGGCACGCAGTCACTATGGCCCGACCACACTCTGCAGGACACTCCCGGAGCCGCGGTCGCTCCGTCGCTGCGCCTGCCTCATGCCGGACTCATCGTTCGCAAGGGCTTTCGCCGGGACATCGACTCCTATTCAGCCTTCCTCGAAAACGATCACCAGACGCCCACCGGCCTCGGTGGGTACCTGCGCGAGCGCAACCTTTCGCGGCTGTTCCTGTGCGGCCTGGCTTGGGACTACTGCGTCGGATTTTCGGCCCTCGATGCCCGCTCGCTCGGATTTGAGGTCTTCGTCATCGAAGACGCCGTGCGCGGCATCGACCCCGAAAGCATGCGCATCATGACCGCTCGCTGGGACGAAGCTGGTGTCCAGCGCATCCACAGCGCAAGCATCCTCGGCTAG
- a CDS encoding helix-turn-helix domain-containing protein, with amino-acid sequence MATMMAPVEQREVLRCDHCQLVQFRTASNSCRKCKKPLDVVDVKPAAPALTLVPPPAAAAESEGLQVSKAVRDLRRVRNLSQRQLATRMNVPRTYISKIENGKATPTLGSLERLARALQVDISALLRDAKSRHSNEASLLMNDPFLAEIAGFCAKLDPVQKSIFLNHVRELASGRRRIA; translated from the coding sequence ATGGCAACCATGATGGCACCCGTAGAACAGCGTGAGGTCCTGCGCTGTGATCACTGCCAGCTCGTGCAGTTCCGCACCGCTTCCAACTCTTGCCGCAAATGCAAGAAGCCCTTGGACGTGGTGGACGTGAAGCCGGCCGCACCCGCGCTGACCCTGGTTCCCCCACCCGCTGCCGCCGCCGAGAGCGAAGGCCTGCAGGTTTCCAAGGCAGTTCGCGATCTGCGCCGCGTGCGCAACCTGAGCCAGCGCCAGCTTGCCACTCGCATGAACGTGCCCCGCACCTACATCAGCAAGATTGAGAACGGCAAGGCCACGCCGACCCTGGGCAGTCTTGAGCGCCTGGCCCGTGCCCTGCAGGTCGACATCAGCGCCCTGCTGCGCGATGCAAAGTCACGCCACTCCAATGAAGCTTCGCTTCTGATGAACGATCCTTTTTTGGCAGAGATTGCCGGTTTCTGCGCCAAGCTGGATCCCGTTCAGAAGTCCATCTTCCTCAACCACGTCCGCGAGCTCGCCTCGGGCCGCCGCCGCATCGCCTAG
- a CDS encoding YeiH family protein yields the protein MSQVNSIALAEDAVRLPELSSRFSFQGLLGLLPGIGLLAVIGYAGKWIEQSIARYGKAHHLVLPNIEYVLWAILIGFIIGNTVGLPSIFRRGVATYEFWLKIGIVLLGARFILGDIGRLGGISLALVFVELILALSFMTALGRGFKLSPKLVTLLAVGSSVCGVSAIIATQGAIDADEQDTSFAIAAILALGALSLILFPIVGHALHMSDHAYGVWTGLAVDNTAEATAAGALYSDAAGKFAVLAKTCRNAMIGFVVLGYALYWASQGQTVRVGNKAAFLWQKFPKFVLGFLLISLLATVGVFSKPELASLGNLSRWAFLLTFAGVGLRTNLRDLLRQGIRPFLVGAIGEVVIATLTLGLVYGADRLYHL from the coding sequence ATGTCTCAGGTCAACTCCATCGCTCTGGCAGAAGACGCGGTTCGCCTGCCCGAACTTTCGTCCCGCTTCAGTTTTCAAGGTCTGCTCGGCCTGTTGCCCGGCATCGGTCTGCTCGCCGTCATCGGCTACGCGGGCAAGTGGATTGAGCAATCGATCGCCCGCTACGGCAAGGCTCACCACTTGGTGCTGCCCAACATCGAATACGTGCTGTGGGCCATTCTGATCGGCTTCATCATCGGGAACACCGTCGGCCTGCCCTCCATCTTTCGGCGCGGCGTAGCTACCTACGAGTTCTGGTTGAAGATCGGCATCGTCCTTCTGGGTGCGCGCTTCATTCTAGGCGACATCGGCCGCCTCGGAGGCATTTCGCTCGCGCTGGTCTTCGTGGAGCTCATCCTCGCGCTCAGCTTCATGACGGCGCTGGGCCGAGGCTTCAAGCTTTCGCCCAAGCTCGTTACCCTGCTTGCGGTCGGCTCTTCCGTCTGCGGCGTCTCGGCCATCATCGCCACTCAGGGTGCGATCGACGCCGACGAGCAGGACACCTCCTTCGCCATCGCCGCGATCCTTGCGCTGGGCGCGCTGTCGCTCATCCTCTTCCCCATCGTGGGCCATGCGCTGCACATGAGCGATCATGCCTACGGTGTATGGACCGGGTTGGCCGTCGACAACACGGCCGAAGCCACCGCTGCCGGTGCGCTCTATTCCGACGCCGCCGGCAAGTTCGCCGTCCTGGCGAAGACCTGCCGCAACGCCATGATCGGCTTCGTCGTTCTGGGCTATGCGCTGTACTGGGCGTCGCAAGGCCAGACCGTTCGCGTGGGCAACAAGGCGGCTTTTCTCTGGCAGAAGTTCCCGAAGTTCGTCCTGGGCTTCCTGCTCATTTCGCTGCTGGCCACCGTCGGAGTCTTCAGCAAGCCCGAGCTCGCTTCCCTCGGCAACCTGTCACGCTGGGCTTTTCTGTTGACCTTTGCCGGGGTGGGACTCCGCACCAATCTGCGCGACCTGCTGCGGCAGGGCATCCGGCCATTTCTGGTCGGCGCTATCGGCGAGGTGGTGATCGCAACACTCACGCTCGGCCTGGTCTACGGCGCCGATCGGCTGTATCACCTCTAG
- the uppS gene encoding polyprenyl diphosphate synthase — protein MPLTQPLRIHELSPAELAMYRTLDVERMPEHVAIIMDGNGRWAGNRTLKRFVGHQQGAESVHFVVEAASRINLPFLTLYAFSIENNLRRPRSEVGFLMKLLRNYLVGNVRRMNDNNVRMRYIGRIQDLPPDVVETMRWAEAETARNTGTTLTLALNYGSRAEMVDATRGVLQDLLDEAHRRRCSVDDLLSVSGLDSVDESTLARHLYTHDMPDPDLLIRTSGEMRISNFLLWQIAYSEIFVTDRLWPDFRGEHLLEGIAAFQQRNRRFGGLDTESSDEDLPDPLMPELVRS, from the coding sequence TTGCCGCTGACGCAACCGTTGCGCATTCACGAGCTTTCCCCCGCGGAGCTTGCGATGTACCGCACGCTGGATGTGGAGCGGATGCCCGAGCACGTCGCCATCATCATGGACGGCAACGGTCGCTGGGCAGGCAATCGCACCCTGAAGCGCTTCGTCGGCCACCAGCAGGGCGCGGAAAGCGTTCACTTTGTTGTGGAAGCAGCCAGTCGCATCAATCTCCCGTTTCTTACGCTGTACGCCTTTTCCATCGAAAACAACCTGCGACGCCCGCGAAGCGAAGTCGGCTTTCTGATGAAGCTGCTGCGCAACTACCTGGTTGGCAACGTGCGCCGCATGAACGACAACAATGTGCGCATGCGCTACATCGGCCGCATCCAGGATCTGCCGCCCGACGTGGTGGAAACCATGCGCTGGGCTGAGGCAGAGACGGCGCGGAACACCGGCACCACGCTCACGCTGGCGCTCAATTACGGTTCGCGCGCAGAGATGGTCGACGCCACTCGCGGCGTTCTGCAGGACCTGCTGGACGAGGCGCACCGCCGCAGATGTTCGGTGGACGACCTGCTCAGCGTCAGCGGTCTGGATAGCGTCGACGAAAGCACACTCGCGCGTCACCTGTACACGCACGATATGCCCGACCCGGACCTGCTCATCCGCACCTCCGGCGAGATGCGTATATCCAACTTCCTTCTCTGGCAGATCGCCTACTCTGAGATCTTCGTGACGGATCGGCTATGGCCCGATTTCCGCGGCGAGCATCTGCTGGAAGGCATCGCTGCGTTTCAGCAGCGGAACCGCCGGTTTGGTGGCCTGGACACCGAGTCCAGCGATGAAGACCTGCCCGATCCACTGATGCCGGAACTTGTTCGGAGCTAA
- a CDS encoding phosphatidate cytidylyltransferase has protein sequence MKRILTATVLIAIVLGVIFFGNGIAMSVLACVIALLAAYEYAELTRSGGAGVPVWWLLPAIVLLFAQSQFLPLEGPLPLLSFLGLSLFTFAAFLYARSNQLDRVLPTAAEGFFGLIYVGYPLMLLPMFAAKENGKTLLVFLMLVVWTGDIAALYIGKAFGKRKLAPALSPNKTWEGAIASALGSMIIAGVLAAVCQAVGQHGTTILHISEPLWQTLLLALLVNIAAQVGDLVESAVKRGVGVKDSGTLLPGHGGVLDRIDALLVAAPVLWYLLLLKDSAGLGGF, from the coding sequence ATGAAGCGCATTCTTACCGCGACGGTTCTCATCGCGATCGTCCTGGGCGTGATCTTTTTCGGCAACGGCATCGCCATGTCGGTTCTGGCGTGCGTCATCGCGCTGCTAGCCGCCTACGAGTACGCCGAGTTGACCCGCAGCGGCGGGGCGGGCGTACCCGTGTGGTGGCTGCTGCCCGCCATCGTTCTGCTCTTCGCGCAAAGCCAGTTCCTCCCGCTGGAAGGCCCGCTGCCGCTGCTCAGCTTTCTTGGCCTCAGCCTGTTTACCTTCGCGGCTTTTCTCTACGCACGCTCGAATCAGTTGGATCGCGTGCTGCCGACCGCCGCGGAAGGCTTCTTCGGCCTCATCTACGTGGGCTACCCGCTCATGCTGCTGCCCATGTTTGCGGCAAAGGAGAACGGCAAGACCCTGCTGGTCTTCCTGATGCTCGTCGTCTGGACAGGCGACATCGCCGCGCTCTACATCGGCAAGGCCTTTGGCAAGCGCAAGCTGGCACCTGCGCTCAGCCCAAATAAGACCTGGGAAGGTGCGATCGCCTCAGCCCTCGGCAGCATGATTATCGCCGGCGTCCTCGCTGCCGTCTGCCAGGCGGTCGGCCAGCACGGCACAACGATCCTGCACATCAGCGAACCGCTGTGGCAGACGCTCTTGCTCGCTCTGCTGGTGAATATCGCAGCCCAGGTCGGCGACCTGGTCGAGTCTGCCGTGAAGCGCGGCGTCGGCGTCAAGGACTCCGGAACGCTGCTGCCCGGGCACGGCGGCGTGCTCGATCGCATCGACGCCCTGCTGGTCGCGGCACCCGTTCTCTGGTACCTGCTGCTGCTCAAGGACTCGGCCGGCCTCGGCGGCTTCTAG
- a CDS encoding 1-deoxy-D-xylulose-5-phosphate reductoisomerase translates to MKNIAILGSTGSIGTSTLDICQRYPDRYHVIALAAGKNVATALEQCRQWRPAVISMADEPSADALTQQLKSEGITGIEVVHGTAGTVRVATHPDVTFVVSAIVGVAGLEATYAAVALGREIGLANKEAMVAAGELIIAKARETGATILPIDSEHNAIHQCMRGGTPAEVKQIWLTASGGPFRNTPLADFAGITPQQALKHPTWVMGQRITIDSATMLNKGLEIIEACRLFNLPADRVRVTIHPQSTIHSLVEYVDGSILAQLSVTDMRLPILYAMAYPERVASDLTFDLATLSHLDFQQPDLARFPCLRLAYEAARAGGTHCIALNAADEVAVDAFLRGELPFLGIPETIERVLAATPVRTPASIAEVLAADEAARHLAREFLPQPAHAA, encoded by the coding sequence GTGAAGAACATCGCAATCCTTGGATCGACCGGCTCCATTGGCACCTCGACCCTCGACATCTGCCAGCGTTACCCGGACCGCTACCACGTCATCGCCCTCGCGGCGGGCAAGAACGTCGCCACTGCGCTGGAACAGTGCCGCCAGTGGCGTCCCGCCGTTATCAGCATGGCGGACGAGCCGTCCGCCGATGCACTGACGCAGCAGCTCAAGTCTGAGGGCATCACCGGCATCGAAGTAGTTCATGGCACGGCCGGCACCGTCCGGGTCGCCACGCATCCGGATGTCACCTTCGTCGTCAGCGCGATCGTCGGAGTTGCCGGGCTCGAGGCCACGTATGCCGCCGTCGCCCTTGGCCGCGAGATCGGTCTGGCCAACAAGGAAGCCATGGTCGCTGCAGGCGAGCTCATCATCGCGAAAGCACGCGAGACCGGCGCAACGATCCTTCCCATCGACTCCGAACACAACGCCATCCATCAATGCATGCGCGGCGGCACACCGGCCGAAGTCAAGCAGATCTGGCTCACCGCCTCGGGCGGTCCATTCCGCAACACGCCTCTCGCCGACTTCGCCGGCATCACGCCGCAACAGGCGCTCAAGCACCCCACCTGGGTCATGGGCCAGCGCATCACCATTGATTCGGCCACCATGCTCAACAAGGGCCTCGAGATCATCGAGGCCTGCCGCCTCTTCAACCTGCCTGCCGACCGCGTCCGCGTCACCATTCATCCGCAGTCGACGATCCACTCACTGGTGGAGTACGTAGACGGCTCCATACTTGCCCAGCTTTCCGTCACAGATATGCGCCTGCCCATTCTCTACGCCATGGCATACCCGGAACGCGTGGCGTCTGATCTCACCTTCGACCTTGCTACGCTGTCTCACCTCGACTTCCAGCAGCCCGACCTTGCCCGCTTTCCCTGCCTGCGCCTGGCGTATGAGGCGGCGCGCGCCGGCGGCACGCATTGCATCGCGCTCAACGCCGCGGACGAAGTTGCGGTGGACGCCTTTCTGCGCGGGGAGCTGCCGTTCCTCGGCATCCCGGAAACCATCGAGCGCGTGCTTGCGGCCACACCCGTCCGCACGCCTGCCTCTATCGCCGAGGTACTCGCTGCCGATGAAGCAGCCAGGCACCTGGCGCGCGAGTTCCTGCCACAACCGGCGCACGCCGCCTGA